One genomic segment of Streptomyces sp. TLI_146 includes these proteins:
- a CDS encoding AAA domain-containing protein yields the protein MTVTERGFDPGAAAAEATGRILRDTLHGQARGVVVDSPPGAGKSTLVVRAALELAAAGRPLMVVAQTNAQVDDLVVRLAEKEPDLPVGRLHSSDADPYDKALDDLPNVRKSSKAGDLAGLDVVLSTAAKWAHVKDVEPWAHAIVDEAYQMRSDALLAVAGLFERALFVGDPGQLDPFAIADSGQWAGLSYDPSASAVTTLLAHNPELPQHRLPVSWRLPASAAPLVSDAFYPYTPFRSGTDHGDRRLSFGVPSDGSAPDRALDEAAESGWALLELPARHTPRTDPEAVRAVARVVRRLLDRGGAATSERSPDPVPLTAARIAVGTAHRDQAAAVRAALAELGVTGVAVDTANRLQGREFDVTVVLHPLSGRPDATAFHLETGRLCVLASRHRHACIVVCRAGVADLLDEHPSTEPVQLGVTVKFPDGWEANHAVLTHLGEHRVAWRP from the coding sequence GTGACCGTCACCGAGCGCGGCTTCGACCCGGGTGCGGCGGCGGCCGAGGCCACCGGGCGGATCCTGCGCGACACCCTGCACGGGCAGGCCCGGGGCGTCGTCGTGGACTCGCCGCCCGGCGCCGGCAAGTCGACGCTGGTGGTGCGCGCGGCGCTCGAACTGGCCGCCGCGGGGCGCCCGTTGATGGTGGTGGCGCAGACCAACGCCCAGGTCGACGACCTCGTCGTACGGCTCGCCGAGAAGGAGCCCGACCTGCCGGTGGGCCGCCTCCACAGCAGCGACGCCGACCCGTACGACAAGGCCCTGGACGACCTCCCGAACGTACGGAAGTCGTCGAAGGCCGGTGATCTGGCGGGTCTGGACGTGGTGCTCTCGACGGCCGCGAAGTGGGCGCACGTCAAGGACGTCGAGCCGTGGGCGCACGCGATCGTGGACGAGGCGTACCAGATGCGTTCGGACGCGCTGCTCGCCGTGGCCGGGCTGTTCGAGCGGGCGCTGTTCGTGGGCGACCCGGGCCAGCTGGACCCCTTCGCGATCGCGGACTCCGGGCAGTGGGCGGGGCTCTCCTACGACCCGTCGGCGAGCGCGGTGACGACGCTGCTCGCCCACAACCCCGAGCTGCCGCAGCACCGGCTGCCGGTCTCCTGGCGGCTGCCCGCGTCGGCGGCGCCGCTGGTCTCGGACGCGTTCTACCCGTACACACCGTTCCGCAGCGGTACGGACCACGGCGACCGGCGGCTCTCCTTCGGCGTCCCGTCCGACGGCTCGGCGCCGGACCGGGCGCTCGACGAGGCGGCGGAGTCGGGCTGGGCCCTGCTGGAGCTGCCCGCCCGGCACACCCCGCGCACCGACCCCGAGGCGGTACGGGCGGTGGCCCGGGTCGTCCGCAGGCTCCTGGACCGGGGCGGCGCGGCGACCAGCGAGCGCTCCCCCGATCCGGTACCGCTGACCGCCGCCCGGATAGCGGTCGGCACGGCCCACCGCGACCAGGCGGCAGCCGTGCGGGCGGCGCTCGCGGAGCTGGGGGTGACGGGGGTCGCGGTGGACACGGCGAACCGGCTCCAGGGCCGTGAGTTCGACGTGACGGTGGTCCTGCACCCGCTGTCGGGCCGCCCGGACGCGACGGCGTTCCACCTGGAGACGGGCCGCCTGTGCGTCCTGGCCTCCCGGCACCGGCACGCCTGCATCGTGGTGTGCCGCGCGGGCGTCGCGGACCTGCTCGACGAACACCCCTCGACGGAGCCGGTCCAGCTGGGCGTGACGGTGAAGTTCCCGGACGGCTGGGAGGCGAACCACGCGGTGCTGACGCATCTGGGGGAGCACCGGGTGGCGTGGCGGCCGTAG
- a CDS encoding bifunctional DNA primase/polymerase, translating to MSIMQRDEALLPLDGLGVVTPDGAAWLASAAPYPRSTLALWEDRPGAPAVLPCGSAFDVVNVPAVFGRRMLDLLWGEGSGSGPVALHRGRMLLFAAPGTAHRLPALLDWEEWAEVPPPLCHGTGDAVTVPGLARPEHPGAARWLVAPDTRHPWLPGPDVLLWACVRAARDTTPADRRLSIFPPADQGAKVYDVSRRR from the coding sequence ATGAGCATCATGCAGCGCGACGAGGCCCTGCTCCCCCTCGACGGCCTCGGCGTCGTGACCCCCGACGGCGCCGCCTGGCTGGCCTCGGCCGCCCCGTATCCGCGCAGCACACTCGCGCTGTGGGAGGACCGGCCCGGCGCCCCCGCCGTCCTCCCCTGCGGGTCGGCCTTCGACGTGGTCAACGTGCCCGCCGTCTTCGGGCGCCGGATGCTCGACCTGCTGTGGGGCGAGGGGTCCGGCTCCGGCCCCGTCGCCCTGCACCGGGGCCGGATGCTGCTCTTCGCCGCCCCCGGCACCGCCCACCGGCTGCCCGCCCTGCTCGACTGGGAGGAGTGGGCCGAGGTGCCGCCGCCGCTCTGCCACGGCACCGGCGACGCGGTCACCGTGCCGGGCCTCGCGCGCCCCGAGCACCCCGGCGCCGCCCGCTGGCTGGTCGCCCCGGACACCCGGCACCCCTGGCTCCCGGGCCCCGACGTACTGCTCTGGGCCTGCGTCCGCGCCGCCCGGGACACCACCCCGGCCGACCGGCGCTTATCGATTTTTCCTCCCGCCGATCAGGGTGCTAAGGTCTACGACGTCAGCAGGCGCCGCTAG
- a CDS encoding M6 family metalloprotease domain-containing protein, translated as MSRIPYPEVDVERQLTPGGVERARLRSAAAALTSLTAVAATTLVAGPAVAARSAIPCALPRTAAHHSLGVDSWNTAYPRPVRTLNAVMVFLSFPDSAPVAAPKDLAADYFPATSDFFARASYGKFRLEAHPQPDWVKMPKPSTAYRIERDWDADRRTEYLRDAITAADPTVDFSAYDIVYLVADPYAPGVDSDATKVVNFDQPLRVDGTDLKRVVTVFEQHPPDRNVLAHETGHVFDLPDLYHRPMDGKGDWDTYVGDWDVMGSQFGMAPDLFGWQKWKLGWLDRRQVACVATRGSTRLTLAPLSESPERVGPGGVRLAVVRTSEDSAVAIEARDPAGNDRTTCSAGLLVYRVRSESASGTGPVEVLDTHPESGACWEHSVYPALADAPLNVGETFTVPGDGIRIEATGRTRSGGWTVRVTP; from the coding sequence GTGTCCCGCATTCCGTACCCGGAGGTCGACGTGGAGCGTCAGCTGACACCCGGGGGAGTGGAGCGTGCCCGGCTGCGCAGTGCCGCCGCCGCGCTCACCTCCCTGACGGCGGTCGCCGCCACCACCCTCGTGGCGGGCCCCGCCGTGGCCGCCCGATCCGCGATCCCCTGCGCCCTGCCCCGTACCGCCGCCCACCACTCGCTGGGAGTGGACAGCTGGAACACCGCCTATCCGCGCCCGGTGCGCACGCTCAACGCGGTGATGGTCTTCCTCTCCTTCCCGGACTCGGCGCCGGTCGCCGCCCCCAAGGACCTGGCCGCCGACTACTTCCCCGCGACCAGCGACTTCTTCGCCCGTGCCTCGTACGGCAAGTTCCGGCTGGAGGCGCATCCGCAGCCGGACTGGGTGAAGATGCCGAAGCCGTCCACCGCGTACCGGATAGAGCGCGACTGGGACGCCGACCGGCGCACCGAGTACCTGCGCGACGCCATCACGGCCGCCGACCCCACGGTCGACTTCTCCGCGTACGACATCGTCTACCTGGTCGCGGACCCGTACGCGCCGGGCGTCGACTCGGACGCCACCAAGGTCGTCAACTTCGACCAGCCGCTGCGGGTCGACGGGACGGATCTGAAGCGGGTCGTCACGGTCTTCGAGCAGCACCCGCCGGACCGCAATGTGCTGGCCCACGAGACCGGGCACGTCTTCGACCTGCCGGATCTCTACCACCGCCCGATGGACGGCAAGGGCGACTGGGACACGTACGTCGGCGACTGGGACGTGATGGGCAGCCAGTTCGGGATGGCGCCGGACCTGTTCGGCTGGCAGAAGTGGAAGCTGGGGTGGCTGGACCGGCGCCAGGTGGCGTGCGTGGCGACGCGCGGCTCCACCCGGCTGACCCTGGCGCCGCTCTCGGAGTCGCCCGAACGGGTGGGCCCGGGCGGGGTCCGGCTCGCGGTCGTGCGGACCTCGGAGGACAGCGCGGTCGCGATCGAGGCGCGGGACCCGGCGGGCAACGACCGTACGACCTGTTCGGCGGGCCTGCTGGTCTACCGCGTCCGCAGCGAGTCGGCGTCGGGGACCGGCCCCGTGGAGGTCCTGGACACGCATCCGGAGTCGGGGGCGTGCTGGGAGCACTCGGTCTACCCGGCGCTGGCGGACGCGCCGCTGAACGTGGGCGAGACGTTCACCGTGCCGGGGGACGGGATCCGGATCGAGGCGACGGGGCGGACGCGGTCGGGGGGGTGGACGGTGCGGGTCACGCCGTAG
- a CDS encoding putative bifunctional diguanylate cyclase/phosphodiesterase: protein MSGTPEGPGAAPGTMRPPVTERHPKGPERPVGLPPERHAAGRTTAEPRDYRAAFEAAHLAMAVVDRDGTVTAVNTALAELLGSEPAALCGQAAADLVDLAADARTWHIYQEVLGGSRSRFRCTRRLKHPDGHSLWAEVTVSPVRDSTGALLSITDISDRRELQARLRHLQMHDPVTRLPNRTLFFERLAGAMEASTYGRGGTGRIGICYLDLDGFKAVNDTLGHRIGDRLLSAVAARLTHCADQCGYARSGGHLVARLGGDEFAVLVEDSTGTEQLADLAQSVLAVLQQPFDLAGQRLSVSASIGVVERAVAGTTATGLMQDADTTLYWAKADGKARWTLFDPERNAHRMTRQALSSTLRPAVDRGEFGLEYQPLVDMADGVVEGVEALVRWNHPQFGTLAPNRFIGIAEEDGSIVQLGRWVLRTACQQARRWQIEHPGVPPIFVSVNVAVRQVWDSDLVADVAEILAETGLAPHLLQLELTESAVMGSAGRPLQALQALSDMGVRIAIDDFGTGYSNLAYLSRLPVSVLKLDGSFVRGFQYDEGGTHPNPADETIVEAMVQLAHRLGLKVTAECVETSHQAGRLRRIGCDTGQGWLYSRAVHPELIGAMLGDPGFVRG from the coding sequence GTGAGCGGAACCCCCGAAGGACCGGGAGCAGCCCCCGGGACCATGCGGCCGCCGGTCACAGAGCGTCATCCAAAGGGGCCCGAACGGCCCGTCGGCCTGCCGCCCGAACGTCACGCGGCCGGGCGCACCACGGCCGAGCCGCGCGACTACCGCGCGGCCTTCGAGGCGGCCCATCTGGCGATGGCCGTCGTCGACCGGGACGGCACGGTGACCGCCGTCAACACCGCGCTGGCCGAGCTGCTCGGCTCCGAGCCCGCCGCGCTGTGCGGCCAGGCCGCCGCCGACCTCGTCGACCTCGCCGCCGACGCCCGCACCTGGCACATCTACCAGGAGGTGCTGGGCGGCAGCCGCTCCCGGTTCCGCTGCACCCGGCGCCTCAAGCACCCCGACGGGCACTCCCTGTGGGCCGAGGTCACCGTCTCACCGGTGCGCGACAGCACCGGCGCGCTGCTCTCGATCACCGACATCAGCGACCGCCGCGAGCTCCAGGCGCGGCTGCGCCACCTCCAGATGCACGACCCGGTGACCCGGCTGCCCAACCGCACCCTGTTCTTCGAGCGGCTCGCCGGCGCCATGGAGGCCTCCACGTACGGGCGCGGCGGCACCGGCCGGATCGGGATCTGCTACCTCGACCTCGACGGCTTCAAGGCCGTCAACGACACCCTGGGCCACCGCATCGGCGACCGGCTCCTGTCGGCGGTCGCGGCCCGCCTCACGCACTGTGCCGACCAGTGCGGCTACGCCCGCAGCGGCGGGCATCTGGTGGCGCGCCTGGGCGGCGACGAGTTCGCGGTCCTGGTCGAGGACTCGACGGGCACCGAGCAGCTGGCGGACCTGGCGCAGTCCGTACTGGCCGTGCTCCAGCAGCCGTTCGACCTGGCCGGGCAGCGGCTGTCGGTCTCCGCGTCCATCGGCGTGGTGGAGCGGGCGGTCGCCGGGACGACGGCGACGGGCCTGATGCAGGACGCCGACACCACCCTGTACTGGGCCAAGGCCGACGGAAAGGCCCGCTGGACCCTCTTCGACCCGGAGCGCAACGCGCACCGGATGACCCGTCAGGCGCTCTCCTCGACGTTGCGGCCGGCCGTGGACCGGGGCGAGTTCGGGCTGGAGTACCAGCCGCTGGTGGACATGGCGGACGGCGTCGTGGAGGGCGTCGAGGCGCTTGTCCGATGGAACCATCCGCAGTTCGGCACACTTGCGCCGAATCGGTTCATCGGAATTGCGGAAGAGGACGGCTCGATCGTCCAGCTCGGCCGCTGGGTGCTGCGGACCGCCTGCCAACAGGCGCGCCGCTGGCAGATCGAGCACCCCGGAGTGCCGCCGATCTTCGTCAGCGTGAACGTGGCCGTGCGCCAGGTCTGGGACTCCGACCTGGTCGCGGACGTGGCGGAGATCCTGGCCGAGACGGGCCTGGCGCCGCACCTGCTGCAACTGGAGCTCACGGAGTCCGCCGTGATGGGCTCGGCGGGCCGCCCCCTCCAGGCCCTCCAGGCCCTGTCCGACATGGGCGTACGGATCGCGATCGACGACTTCGGCACGGGGTACTCCAACCTCGCGTACCTCTCCCGCCTCCCGGTCTCCGTCCTCAAGCTCGACGGCTCCTTCGTCCGCGGCTTCCAGTACGACGAGGGCGGCACGCACCCCAACCCCGCCGACGAGACGATCGTCGAGGCGATGGTCCAGCTGGCGCACCGCCTCGGCCTGAAGGTGACGGCGGAGTGCGTCGAGACGTCCCACCAGGCGGGGCGCCTGCGGCGGATCGGCTGCGACACGGGACAGGGCTGGCTGTACTCACGGGCGGTGCACCCGGAGTTGATCGGGGCGATGCTGGGCGACCCGGGGTTCGTCCGCGGCTGA
- a CDS encoding glycosyl hydrolase family 18 protein: MPVRRPLAAALTTATLAAGALAAFAGLGPAGAASAADAQNVAASTGGVKIAYYDQWSVYGNAFYPKHLDTRGIAGKLDVINYSFGNIHPTDLTCFEANKAAGDDNNASAGDGAGDSYADYQKSFSAADSVSGVADKWDQPIVGVFNQFKQLKAKYPKLKINISIGGWSYSKYFSDAAKTDASRKKLVASCIKQYIQGDLPVDGGFGGAGSAAGIFDGIDIDWEYPGSPDGHLGNHYAPEDKQNFTLLLAEFRKQLDEYGAAHGGKKYLLTAAMPAGQDKIKNIETDKVGQYLDYANIMTYDMHGAWDGDGPTYHQSPLYSGANDPTDVIKPGTQKYSIANAVDSWLDGNAAYGIAGGFPANKLTLGYEFYYRGWKGVPAGSANGLAQAATGPSGARSLSQQPGIAHYKELGGIVDNAATTFWDDQAKASYFYKDGEFFTGLNQKSIQARADYAHSRGLAGAMMYSLLGLDDKTTLLNQIVTAVGSSPSSTPDPTTPPTTPPTTPPTTPPTTPPTTPPTGCTAAAWDKAGTYTGGTRVSHKGHNWKAKWWTQGEEPGTTGEWGVWQDLGAC, encoded by the coding sequence GTGCCCGTCCGCAGACCTCTAGCCGCAGCCCTCACGACCGCGACGCTCGCCGCCGGCGCGCTGGCCGCCTTCGCGGGCCTCGGCCCGGCGGGCGCCGCCTCCGCCGCCGACGCCCAGAACGTCGCCGCGTCCACCGGTGGCGTGAAGATCGCGTACTACGACCAGTGGAGCGTGTACGGGAACGCCTTCTACCCCAAGCACCTCGACACCCGGGGCATCGCGGGCAAACTGGACGTCATCAACTACTCGTTCGGCAATATCCACCCCACCGACCTCACCTGTTTCGAGGCCAACAAGGCGGCGGGTGACGACAACAACGCCAGTGCCGGTGATGGCGCGGGCGACTCGTACGCCGACTACCAGAAGTCCTTCAGCGCGGCGGACAGCGTCAGCGGTGTGGCCGACAAGTGGGACCAGCCGATCGTCGGCGTCTTCAACCAGTTCAAGCAGCTCAAGGCCAAGTACCCCAAGCTGAAGATCAACATCTCGATCGGCGGCTGGAGCTACTCCAAGTACTTCTCGGACGCGGCCAAGACGGACGCGAGCCGCAAGAAGCTGGTGGCGTCCTGCATCAAGCAGTACATCCAGGGCGACCTGCCGGTCGACGGCGGCTTCGGCGGCGCCGGTTCGGCCGCCGGGATCTTCGACGGCATCGACATCGACTGGGAGTACCCGGGCTCGCCCGACGGCCACCTCGGCAACCACTACGCGCCCGAGGACAAGCAGAACTTCACGCTGCTGCTCGCCGAGTTCCGCAAGCAGCTCGATGAGTACGGGGCGGCGCACGGCGGCAAGAAGTACCTGCTGACGGCGGCGATGCCGGCCGGCCAGGACAAGATCAAGAACATCGAGACCGACAAGGTCGGGCAGTACCTCGACTACGCCAACATCATGACGTACGACATGCACGGCGCCTGGGACGGCGACGGGCCGACATACCACCAGTCGCCGCTGTACTCGGGCGCGAACGACCCGACCGACGTCATCAAGCCGGGCACCCAGAAGTACTCGATCGCCAACGCGGTCGACTCCTGGCTGGACGGGAACGCGGCGTACGGGATCGCGGGCGGCTTCCCGGCGAACAAGCTCACCCTCGGGTACGAGTTCTACTACCGCGGCTGGAAGGGCGTCCCGGCGGGCTCCGCGAACGGGCTCGCCCAGGCCGCGACCGGTCCGTCCGGGGCGCGGTCGCTGAGCCAGCAGCCGGGGATCGCCCACTACAAGGAGCTGGGCGGGATCGTCGACAACGCGGCGACGACGTTCTGGGACGACCAGGCGAAGGCGTCCTACTTCTACAAGGACGGCGAGTTCTTCACCGGCCTGAACCAGAAGTCGATCCAGGCGCGGGCGGACTACGCGCACAGCCGGGGGCTCGCGGGCGCGATGATGTACTCGCTGCTGGGGCTCGACGACAAGACGACGCTGCTGAACCAGATCGTGACGGCGGTGGGTTCGTCGCCGTCCTCCACGCCGGACCCGACGACGCCGCCCACAACGCCTCCGACCACGCCTCCGACGACCCCGCCGACCACTCCGCCCACGACGCCGCCGACCGGCTGCACGGCCGCGGCCTGGGACAAGGCGGGTACGTACACCGGAGGTACGCGGGTCTCCCACAAGGGCCACAACTGGAAGGCCAAGTGGTGGACGCAGGGCGAGGAGCCGGGCACGACGGGGGAGTGGGGAGTGTGGCAGGACCTGGGCGCGTGCTGA
- a CDS encoding LLM class flavin-dependent oxidoreductase: MSYPYGTNWRSGPVDVDDIRGTAFGSAPVPLSVLDLVTVGSGYTATRALRTSVEIARLAERRGFTRHWVAEHHSMPGVASSSPAVILAHLAAHTERIRLGSGGVMLPNHAPLVIAEQFGTLEALAPGRVDLGLGRAPGTDGATAAALRRTDHLNEGADEFPQQLAELTRFLDDDFPDGHPYAKIHAVPGPVQGPTGRPPIWLLGSSGFSARLAGVLGLPFAFAHHFSAANTVPALDLYRESFRPSAVLDRPYALIGVSALAADSEEEARRQTLTNALSMVRLRTGRPGLVPTPEEAAAYSFSPLEREFVDGWLANVVSGTAEEVRDGLDALQKRTGADELMLTANAHGPEVRVRSYELIADVYGAPTA; this comes from the coding sequence CTGTCGTATCCGTACGGCACGAACTGGAGGAGCGGACCGGTGGACGTGGACGACATTCGAGGGACGGCGTTCGGCAGCGCGCCCGTGCCCCTGTCCGTGCTGGACCTGGTGACGGTCGGCAGCGGCTACACCGCGACGCGGGCCCTGCGCACCAGCGTGGAGATCGCGCGGCTCGCCGAGCGGCGCGGCTTCACCCGCCACTGGGTCGCCGAGCACCACTCCATGCCCGGCGTCGCCTCCTCGTCCCCGGCCGTGATCCTCGCCCACCTCGCCGCCCACACCGAGCGCATCCGACTCGGCTCGGGCGGCGTCATGCTGCCCAACCACGCGCCACTGGTGATCGCGGAGCAGTTCGGCACCCTGGAGGCGCTGGCCCCGGGGCGCGTCGACCTGGGTCTGGGGCGCGCGCCCGGCACTGACGGCGCGACGGCGGCGGCCCTGCGCCGCACGGACCACCTCAACGAGGGGGCCGACGAATTCCCGCAGCAGCTCGCCGAGTTGACCCGGTTCCTGGACGACGACTTCCCCGACGGGCACCCGTACGCGAAGATCCACGCCGTCCCCGGCCCGGTGCAGGGACCCACCGGGCGCCCGCCGATCTGGCTGCTCGGCTCCTCCGGCTTCAGCGCCCGGCTCGCCGGTGTCCTTGGCCTGCCGTTCGCCTTCGCGCACCACTTCTCGGCCGCCAACACCGTGCCCGCGCTCGACCTCTACCGCGAGTCGTTCCGGCCGTCGGCGGTGCTCGACCGGCCGTACGCGCTGATCGGCGTCTCGGCGCTGGCCGCCGACAGCGAGGAGGAGGCGCGCCGCCAGACGCTCACCAACGCCCTGTCGATGGTGCGGCTGCGCACCGGCCGTCCGGGGCTCGTGCCGACCCCGGAGGAGGCGGCGGCGTACTCCTTCAGCCCGCTGGAGCGGGAGTTCGTCGACGGCTGGCTCGCCAACGTGGTCTCCGGGACCGCCGAGGAGGTGCGCGACGGGCTCGACGCGCTCCAGAAGCGGACCGGCGCGGACGAGCTGATGCTGACCGCGAACGCGCACGGACCGGAGGTGCGAGTGCGCTCCTACGAGCTGATCGCGGACGTGTACGGGGCGCCGACGGCGTGA
- a CDS encoding amidase encodes MTDPTTGLTTSLADLTARQLLAGYGKGDFSPVEAVRAVLERTAAVQPRINAFVRVDAEAALAGAEASTARWRAGEPLGLLDGVPVSVKDALPVAGGPTLRGSTAPAGPGPWDVDAPAVARLREHGAVFVGKTTMPEFGWKGVTDSALSGITRNPHDPARTAGGSSGGSAAAVAAGAAPLSLGTDGGGSVRIPAAFCGVVGLKPTYGRVPMFPPSPFGSLAHIGPLARDAADTALLLDVISGADWRDWSANERAEPVSPGLAEGVKGLRIAYSPSFGGQVAVRPEVAAAIRAAVTRLAGLGAYVEEADPDFADPVAAFHTLWFTGAAHIVGRLPSERRAALEPGLREIAEQGARYTALDYLAALDVRAALGFRMARFHHTYDLLATPTLPITAFEAGTEVPNGSGLRRWTGWTPFTYPFNLTCQPALTVPVGTDAAGLPIGLQLVAARHRDDLVLRAAYALEG; translated from the coding sequence ATGACCGATCCGACGACAGGCCTCACCACCTCACTCGCCGACCTGACTGCCCGTCAACTCCTGGCCGGATACGGCAAGGGCGACTTCTCCCCGGTCGAGGCGGTCCGGGCGGTGCTGGAGCGGACCGCCGCCGTACAGCCCCGGATCAACGCGTTCGTCCGGGTCGACGCCGAGGCCGCGCTCGCCGGGGCCGAGGCGTCCACCGCCCGCTGGCGGGCCGGGGAGCCGCTGGGGCTGCTCGACGGGGTGCCGGTGTCCGTCAAGGACGCGCTCCCGGTGGCCGGCGGCCCGACCCTGCGCGGCTCCACGGCCCCGGCGGGACCGGGGCCCTGGGACGTGGACGCGCCCGCCGTGGCGCGGCTGCGCGAGCACGGGGCGGTGTTCGTGGGGAAGACCACGATGCCCGAGTTCGGGTGGAAGGGGGTCACCGACTCGGCGCTCTCGGGGATCACCCGCAATCCGCACGACCCCGCGCGCACGGCGGGCGGCTCCAGCGGCGGCAGCGCGGCGGCGGTGGCGGCCGGGGCGGCGCCGCTCTCGCTCGGCACCGACGGCGGCGGCTCGGTGCGCATCCCCGCCGCGTTCTGCGGAGTGGTCGGGCTGAAGCCGACCTACGGGCGGGTGCCGATGTTCCCGCCGAGCCCCTTCGGTTCGCTGGCGCACATCGGGCCGCTGGCCCGGGACGCCGCCGACACGGCGCTGCTGCTCGACGTGATCAGCGGCGCCGACTGGCGCGACTGGTCGGCGAACGAGCGCGCCGAGCCCGTCTCGCCGGGCCTCGCGGAGGGCGTGAAGGGCCTGCGGATCGCCTACTCGCCGTCCTTCGGCGGCCAGGTGGCCGTGCGCCCCGAGGTCGCGGCGGCGATACGGGCGGCGGTGACCCGGCTCGCCGGGCTCGGCGCGTACGTCGAGGAGGCGGACCCGGACTTCGCGGACCCGGTGGCCGCCTTCCACACGCTGTGGTTCACCGGCGCGGCGCACATCGTGGGGCGGCTCCCGTCGGAGCGGCGGGCGGCCCTGGAGCCGGGGCTGCGGGAGATCGCCGAGCAGGGCGCGCGGTACACGGCGCTCGACTACCTGGCCGCGCTCGACGTCCGGGCTGCGCTCGGCTTCCGGATGGCCCGCTTCCACCACACCTACGACCTGCTGGCCACGCCGACCCTGCCGATCACCGCGTTCGAGGCGGGCACGGAGGTCCCGAACGGCTCCGGCCTGCGGCGATGGACGGGCTGGACCCCGTTCACGTACCCCTTCAACCTGACCTGCCAGCCCGCCCTGACGGTCCCGGTCGGCACGGACGCGGCGGGGCTGCCCATCGGCCTCCAGCTGGTCGCCGCGCGGCACCGCGACGACCTGGTGCTGAGGGCGGCGTACGCGCTGGAGGGCTGA
- the ehuB gene encoding ectoine/hydroxyectoine ABC transporter substrate-binding protein EhuB — MVRATARRTFLAGGIGAALAAAGCSRVPEGDALGRLRSQGTVRLGIAGEVPYGYVDEDGRFTGEAPELAKVIFKRLGIDRVQPVATDFSSLIPGLNSQQFDVVSAGMYINKERCAQVLFADPEYQMLDAFIVRKGNPKGLHTYEDVVRTRARFATGTGYAEIQYAVAAGIPEKDIVILQDQVAGLNAVESGRVDVFAGTALTTRAVVRKSSRAEATTPFAAVVDGRKKVDGGGFAFRPTDTTLRDAFNTELNKLRSSGELFRILRPFGFTRAEMTTLTAKELCR, encoded by the coding sequence ATGGTTCGAGCAACTGCACGACGAACGTTTCTCGCCGGAGGCATCGGCGCGGCCCTGGCCGCCGCCGGCTGCTCCCGGGTGCCCGAAGGCGACGCGCTCGGGCGCCTCAGATCGCAGGGCACGGTACGGCTCGGGATCGCCGGAGAGGTCCCGTACGGCTATGTCGACGAGGACGGCCGGTTCACCGGCGAGGCGCCGGAACTGGCCAAGGTGATCTTCAAGCGGCTCGGCATCGACCGCGTCCAGCCCGTCGCCACCGACTTCTCCTCGCTCATCCCCGGCCTCAACTCCCAGCAGTTCGACGTGGTCTCGGCCGGGATGTACATCAACAAGGAGCGCTGCGCGCAGGTCCTCTTCGCCGACCCCGAGTACCAGATGCTCGACGCGTTCATCGTGCGCAAGGGCAACCCCAAGGGGCTGCACACGTACGAGGACGTGGTGCGCACCCGCGCCCGCTTCGCCACCGGGACCGGCTACGCGGAGATCCAGTACGCGGTCGCCGCCGGGATACCGGAGAAGGACATCGTGATCCTCCAGGACCAGGTCGCCGGGCTGAACGCGGTGGAGTCCGGGCGCGTCGACGTGTTCGCCGGGACCGCGCTGACCACCCGCGCCGTGGTGCGCAAGAGCAGCCGCGCCGAGGCCACCACCCCCTTCGCCGCCGTCGTCGACGGCAGGAAGAAGGTCGACGGCGGCGGCTTCGCCTTCCGGCCCACCGACACCACGCTGCGCGACGCGTTCAACACCGAGCTGAACAAGCTGCGCTCCAGCGGCGAACTCTTCCGGATCCTGCGGCCGTTCGGCTTCACCCGGGCCGAGATGACCACCCTCACCGCCAAGGAGCTGTGCCGATGA
- the ehuC gene encoding ectoine/hydroxyectoine ABC transporter permease subunit EhuC, which yields MTAGLWQHWVLPGIWITVQLTVYSAALAAAVAFGIGMARTHRSRLVRFLAGFYTEVFRGTSALVLMFWLFFVLPPLVGWQLVPMWAAVLALGLSYGAYGAEIVRGALNAVPRAQREAGIALSLTPWQRMRLVLLPQAVPEMIPPFCNLLVELLKGTALVSLLGVGDVSFAAYLVRLATQDSAQIYSVTLVVYFVLAFGITRGMKALERRTKANLGVTVK from the coding sequence ATGACGGCCGGACTGTGGCAGCACTGGGTGCTGCCGGGCATCTGGATCACCGTTCAGCTGACCGTGTACAGCGCGGCGCTGGCCGCCGCCGTCGCCTTCGGGATCGGCATGGCCCGCACCCACCGCTCGCGGCTCGTACGGTTCCTGGCCGGCTTCTACACCGAGGTCTTCCGGGGCACCTCCGCCCTGGTCCTGATGTTCTGGCTGTTCTTCGTGCTGCCGCCGCTGGTCGGCTGGCAGCTGGTGCCGATGTGGGCGGCCGTGCTGGCGCTCGGGCTCTCCTACGGGGCGTACGGCGCGGAGATCGTCCGGGGCGCCCTGAACGCCGTCCCGCGCGCCCAGCGCGAGGCGGGCATCGCGCTCAGCCTCACGCCGTGGCAGCGGATGCGGCTCGTATTGCTGCCGCAGGCGGTGCCGGAGATGATCCCGCCGTTCTGCAACCTGCTGGTCGAGCTGCTCAAGGGCACCGCCCTGGTCTCGCTGCTCGGGGTCGGCGACGTGTCGTTCGCCGCGTACCTGGTCCGGCTCGCCACCCAGGACAGCGCCCAGATCTACAGCGTCACCCTCGTCGTCTACTTCGTCCTCGCCTTCGGGATCACCCGGGGCATGAAGGCGCTGGAGCGCCGCACCAAGGCCAATCTGGGGGTGACGGTCAAGTGA